In Pongo abelii isolate AG06213 chromosome X, NHGRI_mPonAbe1-v2.0_pri, whole genome shotgun sequence, one DNA window encodes the following:
- the ZNF275 gene encoding LOW QUALITY PROTEIN: zinc finger protein 275 (The sequence of the model RefSeq protein was modified relative to this genomic sequence to represent the inferred CDS: inserted 1 base in 1 codon): MEMGLPWTLGLDEAFCLHFLVPPTPQGLTXPQDGAPGNQVLAVPLEMPEAQDLVTFDDVAWYLTTREWFKLDPEQRALEYYGNVTSVGVPVLNPALVPHLAQGQVLLVSDPLPNTDPAKYSESTSATRHQMKGEDAQPQEMASTSSPRASGPSPEFRQHGDSDGKRGSPQNLPIEHHFACKECGDTFRLKVLLVQHQRVHSEEKGWECGDCGKVFRGVAEFNEHRKSHVAAEPRPGPSRALENAAEKREQMEREAKPFECEECGKRFKKNAGLSQHLRVHSREKPFDCEECGRSFKVNTHLFRHQKLHTSEKPFACKACSRDFLDRQELLKHQRMHTGHLPFDCDDCGKSFRGVNGLAEHQRIHSGAKPYGCPHCGKLFRRSSELTKHRRIHTGEKPYACGQCGKAFRQSSSLLEHARIHSGERPYACGECGKAFRGPSDLIKHRRIHSGLKPYECDKCGKAFRRSSGLSRHRRIHSGARRCECSQCGRVFKRRSALQKHQPTHHE; the protein is encoded by the exons ATGGAAATGGGGCTGCCTTGGACTCTGGGGCTAGATGAGGCCTTCTGCCTGCACTTCTTAG tTCCACCTACTCCCCAAGGTCTTA CTCCCCAGGATGGAGCCCCAGGAAACCAGGTCCTGGCAGTCCCTCTTGAGATGCCAGAGGCCCAG GATTTGGTGACATTTGATGATGTGGCATGGTACCTCACCACAAGGGAGTGGTTTAAGCTGGACCCTGAACAGAGGGCACTGGAATATTATGGGAACGTGACCTCTGTGG GTGTTCCTGTTTTGAATCCTGCCTTGGTCCCTCACCTGGCACAAGGACAAGTGCTATTGGTATCAGACCCATTGCCCAACACTGACCCCGCTAAGTACTCTG AAAGCACCTCCGCGACCCGACACCAGATGAAGGGGGAAGACGCCCAGCCACAGGAGATGGCATCCACAAGCTCCCCAAGGGCCAGTGGTCCCAGTCCTGAATTCAGACAGCACGGGGACTCTGACGGGAAGAGAGGGAGCCCACAGAATCTGCCCATAGAACATCATTTTGCTTGTAAAGAGTGTGGGGACACCTTTCGGCTTAAAGTCCTGCTTGTCCAGCACCAGAGAGTCCACAGTGAGGAGAAGGGCTGGGAATGTGGCGACTGTGGGAAGGTCTTTAGGGGGGTGGCGGAGTTTAATGAGCACAGGAAAAGCCACGTAGCTGCGGAGCCCCGGCCCGGCCCCAGTAGGGCCCTGGAGAACGCCGCAGAGAAGAGGGAGCAGATGGAGAGGGAGGCGAAGCCCTTCGAGTGCGAGGAGTGCGGAAAACGGTTTAAGAAGAATGCAGGCCTGAGTCAGCATCTGAGGGTCCACAGCAGAGAGAAGCCCTTTGATTGCGAGGAGTGCGGGCGGTCCTTCAAAGTCAACACCCACCTCTTCCGACATCAGAAACTTCACACTTCGGAAAAGCCTTTCGCCTGCAAGGCGTGCAGCAGGGATTTCCTGGATCGCCAGGAGCTTCTCAAGCACCAGCGCATGCACACTGGCCACCTGCCCTTCGACTGCGACGACTGCGGCAAGTCCTTCCGAGGGGTCAACGGGCTGGCCGAGCACCAGCGCATCCACAGTGGGGCCAAGCCATATGGGTGTCCCCACTGCGGCAAGCTCTTCCGAAGGAGCTCGGAGCTTACCAAGCACCGGCGGATCCACACGGGCGAGAAGCCCTACGCCTGCGGCCAATGCGGCAAGGCCTTCCGCCAGAGCTCCAGCCTCCTGGAGCACGCACGCATCCACAGTGGCGAGCGGCCCTACGCGTGCGGCGAGTGCGGCAAGGCCTTCCGCGGGCCCTCTGACCTCATCAAGCACCGGCGCATCCACAGCGGACTGAAACCCTATGAGTGCGACAAATGCGGCAAGGCCTTCCGCCGGAGCTCCGGCCTCAGTCGCCACCGGCGGATCCACAGCGGGGCGCGGCGCTGCGAATGCAGCCAGTGTGGCCGCGTGTTCAAGAGGCGCTCCGCACTGCAGAAGCATCAGCCAACCCACCACGAGTAG